The following are from one region of the Strix uralensis isolate ZFMK-TIS-50842 chromosome 4, bStrUra1, whole genome shotgun sequence genome:
- the SPI1 gene encoding transcription factor PU.1, which yields MLQACKMEGFPLIPPPSEDMVPYESDLYRQPHDYYQYLNSDGESHGDHYWEYHPHHMHSEFETFGDNHFTELQSVQPPQLQQLYRHMEIEQMHVLDSAIPTPHIGLNHQVSYLPRMCLQYSSPPQPSSDEEDMERQSPPLEVSDGETDGVEPGPGIIHGETGSKKKIRLYQFLLDLLRSGDMKDSIWWVDKEKGTFQFSSKHKEALANRWGIQKGNRKKMTYQKMARALRNYGKTGEVKKVKKKLTYQFSGEVMGRGVTDRKHYPH from the exons cCCTCTGAAGATATGGTACCCTATGAGTCAGACCTCTACCGACAGCCCCATGACTATTACCAATATCTCAACAGTGATGGAGAGAGTCACGGTG atcATTACTGGGAATATCATCCACACCACATGCACAGTGAGTTTGAGACCTTTGGAGACAATCACTTCACAGAACTGCAGAGCGTacagcctccccagctgcagcagctctacAGGCACATGGAGATTGAACAAATGCACGTCTTGGATTCTGCAATCCCTACCCCACACATCGGACTCAACCATCAG GTGTCCTATTTGCCCCGGATGTGCCTACAGTACTCATCTCCACCGCAGCCCAGTTCTGATGAGGAAGACATGGAAAGGCAGAGCCCTCCATTGGAGGTGTCAGATGGGGAGACTGATGGTGTGGAGCCTGGGCCTGGAATTATACATGGAGAAACAG GCAGCAAGAAAAAGATACGTCTGTATCAGTTCCTTCTGGACCTTCTTCGCAGTGGAGACATGAAGGACAGCATCTGGTGGGTGGACAAGGAAAAAGGTACTTTCCAGTTCTCCTCCAAACACAAAGAAGCACTGGCGAATCGCTGGGGCATCCAGAAAGGCAATCGCAAGAAAATGACCTACCAGAAGATGGCACGGGCTTTGAGAAACTACGGCAAGACAGGGGAGGTCAAGAAAGTCAAGAAGAAGCTGACCTACCAGTTTAGTGGAGAGGTGATGGGAAGGGGGGTCACTGATAGGAAGCATTATCCTCACTGA